The Anaerobacillus sp. CMMVII genome contains the following window.
AACGATTGTCCAAAAAACAATAGTCGTTCAAACATCGGAAGGGAGTATTAGGGGTGCTTTAGTTGATGTAAAACCTGACCATATCGTTGTAGACGTTTCAGGATCGCCCTTTTTTATCCGTACTCAATGCATCGTTTGGGTGAAACCAGAATAATTAAGGAGAGGGGTGAAAGTCTTGTTTCAACGTTTTGATAAACTTTTAATCGACCTTCCAAAACCGGAATATGCCGATCCAAATGGAGCATCAGCAGTTCAAGAGTTACTCGGTGGGAAATTTGGTGAGATGTCGACGTTAAATAATTATTTATATCAATCGAATAACTTTCGAAATAAAAAAAAATTCAAACCTTTTTATCATTTAGTTTCAAGTATCACTGCAGAAGAAATTGCACATGTCGAACTTGTTACCCACACAATCAATATCATGTTAGAGAACACAACGTTCCCAGGGGATCCAAATATTGCACCGCTGCAAAATGCAAAGGATTTACGCTTCCATCACCATTTTATTGATACTGCACAAACTGCAAAACCAGCCGATTCTCACGGTCGACCATGGACGGGCGATAATGTGTTTAATAGTGGCAATTTATTACTCGATTTAATCCATAACTTTTTCTTAGAGTGTGGGGCAAGAACCCATAAATGCGTGTTTATGAAATGACAGAGCATCCTACGGCTAGAATGATGATTGGATACCTTCTTGTTCGTGGTGGAGTTCATGTTGTTGCATATGCAAAAGCAATAGAAGTGATCACTGGTGTTGATATGACGAAGATGTTACCAATTCCAAACTTAAGTAACCGAGCCTTTGAAACAGCGAGACAGTTTGAAGATGCGGGAATTCATACAAAGTTATATACGTGGAGTCCATCCGATTTCCGTGATATAAATAAAATTTGGAAAGGAACCCATCCTGAAGACGGTAAGCCACTTGAAGTGATTATAGGTTCCCCTGAAGGTGTACCTAAACCTGATTACGATGATCTCCCTGAAGAATTTGCTCCAGGAATATCAGCTGAAGACTACCAAGAAATAGTCAAACGGCTCATGCGCTCAGCAGGAATGTAAAGAAATAGTAAAGGCTGCTCACGTTATTATCTGGGCAGTCTTTTTATTTTTCCCAACGAAGCGAATTTCATGTTTCAACGAGGCAATTAATGGTTGAGTAAAATAGTTTCAGTTGCGAAAAATAAGAACTGAAGAGGACAAACAATGGGAGGTTAAACGATGCCAAAAGTTGAAGTTTCATGTGCGATTTCAAACTGCACGTTTTATGGGGAAGGAAATGTTTGTACAGCTGAAAAAATCATGGTAGAGCTAGATAACCACGCAAGGTATGATACAGAGATGTCATCTGAACTAGATGAGAAAAATCATATTGATGAAGCTGGGGAATCCGCTGAAACCTGCTGTAAAACTTTTAAACCAAAAAGTAGATAATTTATGGAAACAAAAGTTGAACTGCACTCCAAATGTTGACCACAATCAACTGGAGGTGCAGTTTTTTTATTTCCTTTTATTAATCAAAATCACCCTTTTCAGCTTATTTTATAAAATATGTAGTAGACGTTTTTCTTACTTATACTGAAAAGGGAGAAATACAATGTCAAAACTAGAGCGCTACTTCAAAGGATTTCGAAAAAACATAGTTGGAGTCAATGAAACCTATTTATCGCCATATGGCAAAAAGAAGATAATTTACGCTGATTGGATTGCTAGTGGACGATTGTATAAACCAATAGAACTGACGTTATTAAATACTGTAGGACCGTTTGTTGCAAACACTCATACAGAATCAAATATAACAGGTTCAACGATGACTAGAGCATACGCTGAGGCGCATGCATTGATAAAACAACATGTGAATGCTGGACCGAATAGTGACGTGATTATTACGGACGGTTTTGGCATGACAGGCGTCGTTAATAAATTGCAGCGGATGTTAGGGTTAAGGGTACCTGAGAAATATCAAGAACGAATTTTTTTGAAGCCTGAAAATCGTCCAATCGTCATTATTACTCATATGGAACATCATTCGAACCATACTTCATGGTTAGAAACGATTGCAGATGTTGTTGTCGTTGATCCTGATGTCCATAATTTAGTTTCTCTTAAAAATCTTCGTACAGTTTTGGAAGAAAATAAACACAGAAAGTATATCATCGGTGCGTTTACCGCTTGCTCCAATGTGACTGGAATTGAAACATCTTATCATACCATGGCCAGGATCATTCACGAATATGGAGGTGTTTGCTTTGTTGACTTTGCTTGTTCCGCACCGTATGTTCAAATTAATATGAGACCTGAAGATGAAAGGGAACACCTAGATGGGATTTACTTTTCTCCACACAAATTTTTAGGTGGTCCAGGGACGAGCGGAGTCTTAATTTTTAATAAGAACTTATACAAAAACAAAGTGCCTGATCATCCAGGTGGTGGGACAGTCAAATGGACAAATCCTTGGGGAGGTAGGAGCTATTTTTCCGAAATCGAAAGACGAGAAGACGGTGGAACACCAGGTTTTTTACAAACGATTAAAACAGCGTTATGTATTCGTTTAAAGGAACAAATGGGTGTAATGAACATACAAGAGAGGGAAAAAGAGCTTATAAAGCTTGCTTTTGATCAACTTTCTGAGATTCAGGGTTTACACATTTTGCAAGGGAATGTTCGAAAGCGTTTAGGTGTTCTATCTTTTTATATAGATGATCTCCATTATAATTTACTAACAAAACTGTTATGTGATCGTTATGGGGTCCAAGTTCGTGGGGGCTGTGCATGTGCTGGAACGTATGGTCATTATTTGTTAGGAATTTCCCCAGCGGAATCAAAGGTAATCACTGATCAGATTGAAAAAGGTGATTTATCTAAAAAACCAGGTTGGGTAAGGCTATCGTTACACCCAACTATGACAAATGCAGAGCTTAGTTATATTACAAAAGCAATCAAAGAAATCGTTGAAAATCAGGAACATTTGGAAAAAGACTATTGCTATCAACCGACGACGAATGAATTTTACCATAAAACATTTAAGGCAAGTTTAGATATTAAAGAGTGGTTTACGTGAACGATAACTAGAGCTTGGTATATCTCAAGCTCTTTTTTGTTGGAAAAATTTAGTGCCTGTGTGTTATAATTGCAAAAATTTAAAATGAAAGGGATGGCATAATGGGTCTTTATTTAACAAAACCAGCGATGGAATTTAAACAGGAATACCTTTCTTTCTATCAGGAATGGAAAGATAGTAGAGAAGAGATGATACCCTGGGTAATTCAAAAAGACCCCTCAAATTTTCAGGACATGCTGCAATTTTTAGTTAATAACGAAAAGGGGATTAATATTCCAAAAGGCTGGGTCTCGGATTCAACTTATTGGTTAATGAATCAAAGGAAAGTGGTTGGTGTTGTAAATATTCGTCATCAATTAACAGAGCATTTGCTTAATAGTGGTGGACATATCGGTTACGGTATTCGTCCATCAGAACGGAGAAAGGGCTACGCAACAGAACTATTGAGGCTAACTTTAGTAAAAGTAAAAGAACTGGGCATAGAAAAAGTGCTTGTGGTATGTAATGAGAGTAATCTAGGTTCCTTGAAAACCATCGTCAACAATGGTGGCGTCCCTGATATAGATTTTATCGAAGAGAATGGTAACATAGTCAAGCGATTTTGGATTGATTTATCTTAAAATAAATTCGAAAGGAAGTGCATTATGTGCGGTCGATTTACCTTAACGGCTGAGAAAGATGAGATTGCAGAGCGCTATCATCTAGAAATGGACCTTATCGGTTATGAAAAACGCTATAATATTGCTCCGAGTCAACAAATTCTAGCGATTATCCATGATGGCAGTAAACACCGAGCAGGTTATTTGAAATGGGGATTAGTACCGCCATGGGCGAAAGATCCTGCGATTGGTCATAAGTTAATTAATGCCCGTGGAGAGACAATTACAGAAAAGCCAAGCTTTAAACAATCGTTCAAAAAAAAGCGTTGTTTAATTGTGGCGAATGGTTTTTACGAATGGAAGCGTGATGGTAAAGCAAAAATTCCAATGTATATTACCTTTAAAGACAACCGTTTGTTTGCCTTTGCTGGGTTATGGGAAACATTTCAAACCCCTGGTGATAAACCTTTACATACCTGTACCGTTATAACGACTGAACCCAATGAGCTTGTTCAAGATGTCCATGATCGTATGCCGGTGATCTTACAAAAACATCAGGAAGAGTTGTGGCTTGATCGGACCATGGAAGATGAACTATCTTTACAAAAGTTGATTAGACCGTTTGCAGCTGATGACATGATAAGTTACCAAGTCTCTAGTCTAGTGAATTCTCCTATAAATGAAGGAGTACAACTTTAGCCAAGGATGAACCGACAACGTTATTTTAACCTAGATGAAAAAGCCCGGAGTAAAACTCCAGGCTATTTTCATCTAGATTTAAAATTCAGGCAAGTTATCTAAATTGTTTTCTTTTATTCCATCGGGTTCACTGCGTAATATATCACGGCCATACTTGTGGAACACGTCGACATGGGCAAGCTTCCCAGCTTTCGCATCATTTAATGCAGTAATATAATCGAGTTCTCGACCAGAACTTGTTTTAAAGGCAAAAAGATCACCTTCCTCGTTTTTGCGTACTGCAACGATATGCTCTTTCCCTTCCTCGTCATGACTAACTTCCTCCACAGTGTTTTGACGATATTGGTTATATATTTGTTCAAAACGGTCGTTGTTTTCCATAGTAATTCCTCCTTATCGTAATAAAAATTTCCGCATTAGCGAACTAACCTAGTTTAGGGGTTTTCTTTGTTCTTCCTGCTTTTGGTAGTTTTTTTATTTATATGAAAAGTTGAAAATTCCTTATTCCGAGCTATCTTTTGCATTAATTAATGATCCCATGCTGGATAATTTCGACATCTAGCTGAATCTTAATTGGCATTGTAGAATAAATTTCCTTCCACCTTTTTTCATTCCAAGCATGGTTGTGATAGGCGATTATTTCTCGCCCAATTCCAAAGTAATCACAGTTCGCATTTTGTAATTTTTGGATCGTTGTTGTAGCGAGGGTCGTTAACTCTTCGCCTATTTTTCGGTTTAATTTAAGGGCCGAATCCCTGTCTCCGAGGCCATCTGGTGGATATTCGAGAACATTCAGGTACAATTTTAACTGGAAATTTGCCTCTACATTATTTTCACTATGTGCCTTCACATTAAGTTTACTCGTAAAATCACTAACTTCAAATGTTATATAGTTAAGAGCCTCCAACTCTCGTTTTTCATCTGCAATTTTCACTGTAAATCTCGCCCGCTTGGCCTTTTTATTATTTAATAAATTTACCATTAAACTTTCTTCTCGATTAAGCTCACCGCTCATTTTTTTCCCATCAAACAAAGCTGTCCCAGCAATCTGTGCGAGTTCTTCTTCTTTGATATTATTTAACATAATCAACGGTAGACTAAAGTCTCTACCTGGATCAACCATAATTGGGCAGATAAATTGAATGTTTCGTTTTGGTACTACGGAATTCACCTCAGCTCCCTTAATCAGTTCATAGAAGTAATCGCTAATTAATGATTCACCTTCTACTTGTAAATTAATTAATTTGTTTGATAAATCTTTGGTTATTGCTATCCGAGCATTTAATGGTGCTCTAGGGTCTCTGTAATATAAGTCAAGAATGGGATATAGATCAATTTTTGCTAGTTCTTCGTGAATAAGTAAAACCTTAATTTTTGAAGAATCAAGGATTCCTGACACTTTCGAGTCAATATCCATCCTTGTTGCACGTAACGTATTCCCTTTACCTGTAACAATTTTTGCTTTCCCAGTACCATTAACACCAGGCTTTGAAATCGAAACCGTTCCTTCATATTCACCATTTTTCCCTAAATCAGTACCAGCGATGAAGAGAATGTTTGTATCCTTCAATAATAATTGGTCCCAACAACCTGTAATGAAAGAAAGTGTCACTAAAAGAATGAGTAACAACCCAAATCTTCTCATTTATACCTTCACCTTACCTTCTAATCTTCGTAATGCATACGAAAGTAGTAGTGTACCTACAGGTAAAACAATCGAAAAGATAATCCCTAGATTTCCAATATTTGTACTCCAACGGTCAATCGATAACACATTTCTGGGTATGAGCGAAAGTATACTCGCACATATAAGGATGATTGCCACTGTTTTTGTTTGTTTTTTGATTGGGATGATTTTTGCTAGCCCCATAGCAGCAAAATAGCTATAGCTCATTAAAGAAGTGGTGACCAATATCATCCAAATTGACAGAAATACAATATCTGTTCTCTCAATAACTGTGAATGTAAAGGCATTTAACATATATAACACCGGGTGCGGAACCAGTCGTAATTCTTCAGGGCTGAAAAAAATAGTGCATAAGAATGTTAAATAGGTATAAAACAAAGTAACAAAACCATTGGCAGCACTAGCATACAAGAGCTTTTCCTTTTCATTTCCTTTGACGAACGGGAATAGAAAAAGGACTAATTCGAAGCCCAATAGTGAAAAAATTGCTTCTTTCCCACCACTTAAGAAATTAGTGAATCCACTATTAAAAACAGGCATAATATAACGAATGTCTACCTGTGTATACACAGGTAGGGTTAGTAGAACAATTGAAAGCAAAAAAACTGATACTAGAGTATGAAAGCGAGCAATAATTCTTAGATTTTCAATAACCAAGTAATAAACTAAAATCCCAAGCATTACCAAAAAGATCCAATTAGGCGTCTGTGGAAAGGCCCATATATCTATAATGGAATTAAACAAAATGAAAATTAAACTAACAACTAGAAGAAAATATATCATATAGAAACCTATAAGCAGTTTTCCAATCGATCTCCCAAATACCTTTGGCAAGATATCGAAAAATGAACTTGAAGGAAACCGCTTAGAAAGTTTCCAAAAAAGGAGTATTAACATTTGAATAACTACTCCTGCTAAAAGAACAGCCATCCATGAGTCCCCTGCTGCACCTCCCGAAAAAACAGAATAGGGCATTGACAAAATACCAATACCAATTTGGGTTTGAATGATGAAAAATGTCATCTGTAACAGTGTAATAGAGGATTTATTCTGTTCCATCATGTTTTCTCCATCCTCTAGAATTGTTATCTTGGATTAATTTTTCGGTAACGTAGCCTTTGGCCGTGTTTTCATTTTCCAAATCGGGCCACGAATAACGGTATCTTTTAGGTCACTAAATTGCAGGGGAGCAAAAGGCGCAAAATAAGGCGAACCAAACGTTTCTAATTTGCATAGATGAATTAATAGTAAAATAAAACAAAACATGATGCCGAAATAACCAAAAGAAGCTGCAGCAAACATAAATGGAAAGCGAATAACTCTAAGCGAGGTATTCATTTCTGCTGAAGGAACAACAAAGGATGAGATAGCTGTAATTGCAACAACGATGATCATTATATTGAAACTAGGCCTGCCTGCACAACAGCATCACCAATGACAAGCCCTCCGACAATACCAATGTTTGGCCAATCGGAGAAGGTAATCTTACTCCTGCTTCACGAATCAGTTCAATGGTTAGCTCCATAATTAACGCTTCAATGATTGGCGGATATGGTACCGTGTCAATAGAGCTTTTAATCTGCATCACTAAATCGCCTGGAATTACTTCAAAATGAAAAGCAACCGTTGCAATATAAAATGAGGGTACGAAAATAGCAATAAAAAAACTAATTGTTCGGATAATCCGATAAAAAGATCCCGAAAAAAAACGACTATTATAATCATCTGGAGACTGATAAAACGAAAAAAAACTTACTGGAAAAACTAATGCAGTTGGACTACCATCAGCTAATAAAGTAACTCTTCCATCAATTAAATTTGCCATTACTCGATCTGGACGTTCGGTATTTAACATTTGCGGAAATGGAGATAAAGGTTGATCCTCTAAAAACTCCTCTGCAAACCCAGGGCTAAATACCATATCCGCAGAAATGCTCTCAATCCGCCTTTCAATTTCTTTAACAATTTCTTGATTCGTTGTTGTGTTTAGATAAACTAGTGCCAGCTTTGTATTTGTTTCTTTACCGACCCGAAAGAATTTTACAGTCAACGCACTGTTTTGGACTTTACTTCGAATTAAATGAATATTTGATAATAGGCTTTCGTTGAAACCCTCATGCGCTCCTCTAACTACCTTTTCATTTGAAGGTTCTTCAATCGATCGCTCAAGGCGACTGGATGCAGCAAACACTATAGCCTGCGACTGCCCTTCTAAAAACAGGACAACCTTTCCTTCTAAAAGCGCTTTTGGAAGTTCATCTAGTGTTTTTTTTAACGAAACATTACTAGCAGTGATGATTTCTAGAGGATCGTTGCTAGTCGCTAACCGAAGCTTTTCAAAAAAATTTCTTTCTAGCTTTTCATTGTCAACGAGTGTCTCTAGAAATATACAAGCTCCCTTTGTATCCTGTAAGGTAAAAGATCTAATTAGAATGTCATCAGAGTAGTTTAACCTTTCTTGAATAAACGTAAGATTTTCATTTAACTTATTTGAAGCTGGTAATGAAGACTGGTCCATTTTCAACATCGTAACTCCTTATCTAAAACATCATTTTCCTCTCTATCCACTGATCTCTACGAAAATAATCTAATGGGAATTTTCACATAGTATCCCACAAGTGTTAAGATCTGATACAATGTCAAGAAAATAGACACTGTGAATTGGGATATTCATATTTTTTCTACCGCACTTCGCTAGGTGGTTACTATATCAAGTTAAGGGGTGTAATCCTTAAATTCCAATTTTAGAAAGGCGTCTGTTGTTGTGATTTGTTAAACTAGGTACTATGCTGTTTAATTCTGAGATAAACGTGAAATAATTTTAATAGAGAAAGGGGAGCTTTTAGT
Protein-coding sequences here:
- a CDS encoding Ger(x)C family spore germination protein, whose amino-acid sequence is MRRFGLLLILLVTLSFITGCWDQLLLKDTNILFIAGTDLGKNGEYEGTVSISKPGVNGTGKAKIVTGKGNTLRATRMDIDSKVSGILDSSKIKVLLIHEELAKIDLYPILDLYYRDPRAPLNARIAITKDLSNKLINLQVEGESLISDYFYELIKGAEVNSVVPKRNIQFICPIMVDPGRDFSLPLIMLNNIKEEELAQIAGTALFDGKKMSGELNREESLMVNLLNNKKAKRARFTVKIADEKRELEALNYITFEVSDFTSKLNVKAHSENNVEANFQLKLYLNVLEYPPDGLGDRDSALKLNRKIGEELTTLATTTIQKLQNANCDYFGIGREIIAYHNHAWNEKRWKEIYSTMPIKIQLDVEIIQHGIIN
- a CDS encoding spore germination protein, whose amino-acid sequence is MLKMDQSSLPASNKLNENLTFIQERLNYSDDILIRSFTLQDTKGACIFLETLVDNEKLERNFFEKLRLATSNDPLEIITASNVSLKKTLDELPKALLEGKVVLFLEGQSQAIVFAASSRLERSIEEPSNEKVVRGAHEGFNESLLSNIHLIRSKVQNSALTVKFFRVGKETNTKLALVYLNTTTNQEIVKEIERRIESISADMVFSPGFAEEFLEDQPLSPFPQMLNTERPDRVMANLIDGRVTLLADGSPTALVFPVSFFSFYQSPDDYNSRFFSGSFYRIIRTISFFIAIFVPSFYIATVAFHFEVIPGDLVMQIKSSIDTVPYPPIIEALIMELTIELIREAGVRLPSPIGQTLVLSEGLSLVMLLCRQA
- a CDS encoding GNAT family N-acetyltransferase, with the translated sequence MGLYLTKPAMEFKQEYLSFYQEWKDSREEMIPWVIQKDPSNFQDMLQFLVNNEKGINIPKGWVSDSTYWLMNQRKVVGVVNIRHQLTEHLLNSGGHIGYGIRPSERRKGYATELLRLTLVKVKELGIEKVLVVCNESNLGSLKTIVNNGGVPDIDFIEENGNIVKRFWIDLS
- a CDS encoding spore germination protein, with the translated sequence MIIVVAITAISSFVVPSAEMNTSLRVIRFPFMFAAASFGYFGIMFCFILLLIHLCKLETFGSPYFAPFAPLQFSDLKDTVIRGPIWKMKTRPKATLPKN
- a CDS encoding SOS response-associated peptidase — translated: MCGRFTLTAEKDEIAERYHLEMDLIGYEKRYNIAPSQQILAIIHDGSKHRAGYLKWGLVPPWAKDPAIGHKLINARGETITEKPSFKQSFKKKRCLIVANGFYEWKRDGKAKIPMYITFKDNRLFAFAGLWETFQTPGDKPLHTCTVITTEPNELVQDVHDRMPVILQKHQEELWLDRTMEDELSLQKLIRPFAADDMISYQVSSLVNSPINEGVQL
- a CDS encoding spore germination protein, which translates into the protein MMEQNKSSITLLQMTFFIIQTQIGIGILSMPYSVFSGGAAGDSWMAVLLAGVVIQMLILLFWKLSKRFPSSSFFDILPKVFGRSIGKLLIGFYMIYFLLVVSLIFILFNSIIDIWAFPQTPNWIFLVMLGILVYYLVIENLRIIARFHTLVSVFLLSIVLLTLPVYTQVDIRYIMPVFNSGFTNFLSGGKEAIFSLLGFELVLFLFPFVKGNEKEKLLYASAANGFVTLFYTYLTFLCTIFFSPEELRLVPHPVLYMLNAFTFTVIERTDIVFLSIWMILVTTSLMSYSYFAAMGLAKIIPIKKQTKTVAIILICASILSLIPRNVLSIDRWSTNIGNLGIIFSIVLPVGTLLLSYALRRLEGKVKV
- a CDS encoding DUF1540 domain-containing protein, translating into MPKVEVSCAISNCTFYGEGNVCTAEKIMVELDNHARYDTEMSSELDEKNHIDEAGESAETCCKTFKPKSR
- a CDS encoding YuzF family protein is translated as MSNYQNPQQYERNTPQMFTMVDPYVYQTLLTIVQKTIVVQTSEGSIRGALVDVKPDHIVVDVSGSPFFIRTQCIVWVKPE
- a CDS encoding aminotransferase class V-fold PLP-dependent enzyme; translation: MSKLERYFKGFRKNIVGVNETYLSPYGKKKIIYADWIASGRLYKPIELTLLNTVGPFVANTHTESNITGSTMTRAYAEAHALIKQHVNAGPNSDVIITDGFGMTGVVNKLQRMLGLRVPEKYQERIFLKPENRPIVIITHMEHHSNHTSWLETIADVVVVDPDVHNLVSLKNLRTVLEENKHRKYIIGAFTACSNVTGIETSYHTMARIIHEYGGVCFVDFACSAPYVQINMRPEDEREHLDGIYFSPHKFLGGPGTSGVLIFNKNLYKNKVPDHPGGGTVKWTNPWGGRSYFSEIERREDGGTPGFLQTIKTALCIRLKEQMGVMNIQEREKELIKLAFDQLSEIQGLHILQGNVRKRLGVLSFYIDDLHYNLLTKLLCDRYGVQVRGGCACAGTYGHYLLGISPAESKVITDQIEKGDLSKKPGWVRLSLHPTMTNAELSYITKAIKEIVENQEHLEKDYCYQPTTNEFYHKTFKASLDIKEWFT
- a CDS encoding DUF3892 domain-containing protein; the protein is MENNDRFEQIYNQYRQNTVEEVSHDEEGKEHIVAVRKNEEGDLFAFKTSSGRELDYITALNDAKAGKLAHVDVFHKYGRDILRSEPDGIKENNLDNLPEF